In Curtobacterium sp. MCPF17_002, one genomic interval encodes:
- a CDS encoding transglycosylase domain-containing protein, translating into MSAQKTSASRTKPVSAVGAFVGFVGFSVLAGLLVTIGVTPAIAVAGVTTTSTIGVFESLPEYIEIGDLPQRNELYAYQGGKSVHFATVYDQNRQELKFDQISDQLKNAAIDGEDKRFYEHGGVDMTSLVRAGVGSLAGGLGESGGGSTLTMQLVRNIKMNQALELPTQEERLKAYNDAVEQTIPRKLEEMKLAIGLAKKYTHKEILTGYLNIAYFGDQTYGVQAAAQHYYNKSATDLTPAEAASILAIVQSPNTRNLSNPKYYDANVARRNVILKSMYAQNHLTKADYDKAVASNPKDYVHLTEPAQGCRASVGDGSQFFCDYAVKVVKEMSQLGATQKERAAAWRNGGYKIQTTLNIDLNAKQKEILNTYDNKAETQLALGSTLNSIEAGTGRILTMAQNKDYDQSLKSASTSTSINYSVDYKYGNSGGFQTGSTYKLFTLLAWLKAGHGLNETVSGTPRLMSSGWTECGQPYYAGGYTPKNDSPGESGNYTVARATALSINLAFLNMAQKLDLCDIKDVAESLGVHRADGGDLKSNPTSVLGINEIAPMTMAAAYAGVANNGLYCAPIAIEQITNADGKKLGGQTKDCKQAIEPAVAQAAVLAMKGTIAGGTAVGAQTPDGTQLFGKTGTTDTANQIWLVGSSSRVATAYWQGNTNGKELNLRHYSNGVNGTYAGARAGVWRMAQTPVNAEYPAGPFTNPDSSTIRGNSKAVPDVQGKSAADAKAALAGSGFTYVDGGAQPGAQPVGTVTSTSPSPGSLLSSGSSVTVYTSDGSQIVVPSVPGKSVDDARSQLNQVGFTNVEISGQYAKGGGGKECRVASVDPGVHTNAGKDSTITLTLYGDKNGKAPKDCK; encoded by the coding sequence ATGTCTGCCCAGAAGACGTCTGCCTCGCGGACCAAGCCCGTCTCTGCAGTCGGCGCCTTCGTCGGTTTCGTCGGTTTCAGCGTGCTCGCCGGTCTGCTCGTCACGATCGGGGTCACCCCGGCGATCGCGGTGGCCGGTGTCACCACGACGTCGACCATCGGCGTGTTCGAGTCCCTGCCGGAGTACATCGAGATCGGTGACCTCCCGCAGCGCAACGAGCTGTACGCGTACCAGGGCGGCAAGTCGGTGCACTTCGCGACGGTCTACGACCAGAACCGCCAAGAGCTCAAGTTCGACCAGATCAGCGACCAGCTGAAGAACGCGGCCATCGACGGCGAGGACAAGCGCTTCTACGAGCACGGCGGCGTCGACATGACCTCGCTGGTCCGCGCGGGCGTCGGTTCGCTCGCGGGCGGCCTCGGCGAGTCCGGCGGTGGCTCGACGCTGACGATGCAGCTCGTCCGCAACATCAAGATGAACCAGGCGCTCGAGCTCCCGACGCAGGAAGAGCGCCTCAAGGCCTACAACGACGCGGTCGAGCAGACCATCCCCCGCAAGCTCGAGGAGATGAAGCTCGCGATCGGCCTCGCGAAGAAGTACACGCACAAGGAGATCCTCACCGGGTACCTCAACATCGCGTACTTCGGCGACCAGACCTACGGCGTGCAGGCCGCGGCGCAGCACTACTACAACAAGAGCGCGACCGACCTGACGCCGGCCGAGGCAGCCTCGATCCTCGCGATCGTGCAGTCCCCGAACACGCGCAACCTGTCGAACCCCAAGTACTACGACGCCAACGTCGCGCGCCGGAACGTCATCCTCAAGTCGATGTACGCCCAGAACCACCTGACGAAGGCCGACTACGACAAGGCCGTCGCGTCGAACCCGAAGGACTACGTCCACCTGACCGAGCCGGCACAGGGCTGCCGCGCCTCCGTCGGTGATGGCTCGCAGTTCTTCTGCGACTACGCCGTCAAGGTCGTCAAGGAGATGTCGCAGCTGGGCGCCACCCAGAAAGAGCGCGCCGCGGCGTGGCGCAACGGTGGGTACAAGATCCAAACCACGCTGAACATCGATCTGAACGCGAAGCAGAAGGAAATCCTCAACACCTACGACAACAAGGCCGAGACACAACTCGCGCTCGGTTCGACGCTGAACTCGATTGAGGCCGGCACTGGCCGCATCCTCACGATGGCGCAGAACAAGGACTACGACCAGTCGTTGAAGTCTGCTTCCACATCGACGTCGATCAACTACAGCGTCGACTACAAGTACGGCAACTCCGGCGGCTTCCAGACCGGCTCGACGTACAAGCTGTTCACCCTGCTCGCGTGGCTCAAGGCCGGTCACGGCCTGAACGAGACCGTGAGCGGGACACCTCGGTTGATGTCGTCCGGGTGGACCGAATGTGGTCAGCCCTACTACGCGGGTGGCTACACGCCGAAGAACGACTCCCCCGGAGAGAGCGGCAACTACACGGTGGCGCGTGCGACTGCACTGTCCATCAACCTCGCCTTCCTGAACATGGCGCAAAAGCTCGACCTGTGCGACATCAAGGACGTCGCAGAGTCGCTCGGTGTGCATCGCGCCGATGGCGGCGACCTCAAGTCGAATCCGACCTCCGTCCTCGGCATCAACGAGATCGCACCGATGACCATGGCGGCCGCCTACGCCGGTGTGGCCAACAACGGTCTCTACTGCGCCCCGATCGCAATCGAGCAGATCACGAACGCCGATGGCAAGAAGCTCGGCGGGCAAACGAAGGACTGCAAGCAGGCAATCGAACCAGCTGTGGCGCAGGCGGCGGTGCTCGCCATGAAGGGCACGATTGCTGGCGGAACTGCCGTCGGCGCGCAGACCCCAGACGGCACGCAGCTGTTCGGCAAGACGGGCACCACCGACACGGCGAACCAGATCTGGCTCGTCGGATCGAGTTCGCGTGTCGCCACGGCCTACTGGCAGGGAAACACGAACGGCAAGGAGCTCAATCTCCGCCACTACAGCAATGGTGTCAACGGCACGTACGCCGGCGCACGTGCTGGTGTCTGGCGGATGGCACAGACCCCGGTCAACGCCGAGTACCCGGCCGGGCCGTTCACCAATCCCGACTCGTCGACGATCCGTGGGAACAGCAAGGCCGTTCCTGACGTTCAGGGCAAGAGCGCTGCGGACGCCAAGGCAGCGCTCGCGGGGTCTGGCTTCACGTACGTGGATGGCGGAGCGCAACCAGGAGCACAGCCGGTCGGCACCGTGACCTCGACATCGCCTTCCCCCGGGTCGCTGCTGTCGAGTGGGTCGAGTGTCACCGTCTACACATCGGACGGTTCGCAGATCGTGGTCCCCTCGGTTCCGGGCAAGAGCGTCGACGATGCCCGGTCGCAGCTCAACCAGGTCGGGTTCACGAACGTGGAGATCTCGGGCCAGTACGCCAAGGGCGGTGGCGGGAAGGAATGCCGCGTCGCATCCGTCGACCCGGGCGTCCACACGAACGCCGGCAAGGACTCGACGATCACGTTGACCCTCTACGGCGACAAGAACGGCAAGGCGCCCAAGGACTGCAAGTGA
- a CDS encoding metallophosphoesterase — MTRGRAALGVVAAGAAVGAATAAWGTLVERRRFGIRWETVPVLPPGSRDVVVLHLSDIHMAPWQADKQQWLRDLSLIEPDFIVNTGDNLGHPTANAAVEYALEPFRGVPGAFAYGSNDFYGPSPRNPFKYFSGPSRMHADSRPVELDIDRQTAFFESLGWLDVNDQAHAIELRGSRFELFGTSDAHREWDRLDLLPTNVDEMRSDVPWSEDEDGPSPVAIGITHAPYRRVLDAFVTQGADVIFAGHTHGGQVQVPGVGALVTNCDLPRRYVSGLHKWQHRGHWSWLEVSAGLGTSIYAPVRFACRPEAVVITLTARTD, encoded by the coding sequence GTGACCCGCGGTCGCGCCGCGCTCGGGGTCGTCGCCGCCGGCGCGGCCGTCGGTGCCGCGACCGCGGCCTGGGGCACGCTCGTCGAGCGACGTCGCTTCGGCATCCGGTGGGAGACCGTCCCGGTCCTCCCGCCGGGGTCGCGCGACGTCGTGGTCCTGCACTTGTCCGACATCCACATGGCGCCGTGGCAGGCGGACAAGCAGCAGTGGCTGCGTGACCTCAGCCTCATCGAGCCGGACTTCATCGTGAACACCGGCGACAACCTCGGGCACCCGACGGCGAACGCTGCCGTCGAGTACGCGCTCGAGCCGTTCCGCGGTGTCCCCGGCGCCTTCGCGTACGGGTCGAACGACTTCTACGGGCCGTCACCCCGGAACCCGTTCAAGTACTTCTCCGGTCCGAGCCGCATGCACGCCGACAGCCGCCCGGTGGAGCTCGACATCGACCGGCAGACCGCGTTCTTCGAGTCACTCGGCTGGCTCGACGTCAACGACCAAGCGCACGCCATCGAGCTCCGCGGCTCACGCTTCGAGCTCTTCGGCACGTCGGACGCCCACCGCGAGTGGGACCGGCTCGACCTGCTCCCGACCAACGTCGACGAGATGCGCAGCGACGTCCCGTGGTCGGAGGACGAAGACGGCCCCTCCCCCGTCGCGATCGGCATCACGCACGCGCCGTACCGCCGCGTGCTCGACGCCTTCGTCACGCAGGGTGCGGACGTCATCTTCGCCGGGCACACCCACGGCGGTCAGGTGCAGGTCCCCGGGGTCGGTGCACTCGTCACGAACTGCGACCTGCCGCGCCGCTACGTCAGCGGCCTGCACAAGTGGCAGCACCGCGGGCACTGGTCGTGGCTCGAGGTCTCCGCGGGTCTCGGCACGTCGATCTACGCGCCCGTCCGGTTCGCCTGCCGGCCCGAAGCGGTCGTCATCACCCTGACGGCTCGCACCGACTGA
- a CDS encoding ATP-binding protein — MQISAPLSAVLTQIGARFPELADDPLLAQNLFENVTSMVAEAHERYAEGADASVVSDRYLDPAHLATGALHAEHAQHPAGAMLAAEVLFDAYLPVFVDEVGAGTTHEVLRATRALHAAIWSRFPAGAIAYTEALRQRVTTAHMDSRTQIARDLHDRVAHGILAGLQRLDLVLLTDPPADARSEQLEAAGRLLRGALTDVQDLAVALHARVGEDLLDDAVRRHVADLFPGDDLLTVTTSGAPVPLPNWRAEEALTIVLEALTNRRKHAPGAPCTVVLTWADDHVVVVIADDGPGFDTSSTSDGRLGQHTMRERAAVIGAVLDVESAPGAGTTVRLTIPKGTM, encoded by the coding sequence ATGCAGATCTCCGCACCCCTGTCCGCCGTCCTCACGCAGATCGGCGCCCGGTTCCCCGAGCTCGCCGACGACCCGCTCCTCGCACAGAACCTGTTCGAGAACGTCACGTCGATGGTCGCCGAGGCGCACGAACGCTACGCCGAGGGCGCCGACGCCAGCGTGGTGAGCGACCGGTACCTCGACCCCGCGCACCTGGCGACGGGTGCGCTGCACGCCGAACACGCCCAGCACCCGGCCGGGGCGATGCTCGCCGCCGAGGTCCTCTTCGACGCGTACCTGCCGGTCTTCGTCGACGAGGTAGGAGCAGGGACCACACACGAGGTTCTCCGCGCGACGCGGGCCCTGCACGCAGCGATCTGGAGCCGGTTCCCCGCCGGCGCGATCGCCTACACAGAAGCCCTCCGGCAGCGGGTGACGACGGCGCACATGGACTCACGGACACAGATCGCCCGCGACCTGCACGACCGCGTGGCGCACGGCATCCTCGCCGGGCTGCAGCGGCTCGACCTGGTGCTCCTGACCGATCCGCCCGCAGACGCCCGCAGCGAGCAGCTGGAGGCCGCCGGACGGCTCCTCCGTGGCGCCTTGACGGACGTGCAGGACCTGGCCGTCGCGCTGCACGCGCGTGTCGGCGAGGACCTGCTCGACGACGCGGTCCGGCGGCACGTCGCCGACCTCTTCCCCGGTGACGACCTGCTGACGGTGACGACCTCGGGCGCTCCCGTACCGCTGCCGAACTGGCGGGCCGAGGAAGCGCTGACGATCGTGCTCGAGGCCCTGACGAACCGGCGGAAGCACGCGCCGGGAGCGCCGTGCACCGTCGTGCTCACCTGGGCGGACGATCACGTGGTGGTCGTGATCGCCGACGACGGACCGGGCTTCGACACGAGCAGCACGTCCGACGGCCGCCTCGGGCAGCACACGATGCGCGAGCGCGCCGCAGTGATCGGCGCCGTGCTCGACGTCGAGAGCGCTCCCGGCGCCGGGACGACGGTCCGGCTCACCATCCCGAAGGGCACGATGTGA
- a CDS encoding response regulator transcription factor has protein sequence MTANDRSVSATTAVTHVAIVDDHRLFREGLATILASVPTIRVVAHGERPADVLDSPEVAAIDVLLLDVELDGPPARTTIATVRRNHPGIAVVVLTMHRDAVLRRALLDAGAVDFVTKDTPSRELVDRIVRATSADAAPVTFPIDLVTEARAGSPLSDRELEVLRLVAAARSNAEIATDLGLAVGTVKRHVYNVFRKLDVGSRVAAIATATRLGLLA, from the coding sequence GTGACCGCCAACGACCGCTCCGTCAGTGCCACGACGGCCGTCACCCACGTCGCGATCGTCGACGACCACCGGCTCTTCCGCGAGGGGCTGGCGACGATCCTCGCCTCCGTGCCGACCATCCGGGTCGTGGCGCACGGGGAACGCCCCGCGGACGTGCTGGACTCCCCCGAGGTCGCAGCGATCGACGTGCTACTGCTCGACGTCGAGCTCGACGGCCCCCCGGCACGCACCACGATCGCCACGGTGCGCCGGAACCACCCGGGCATCGCAGTCGTCGTGCTGACGATGCACCGGGACGCCGTGCTCCGCCGAGCCCTGCTCGATGCCGGCGCGGTCGACTTCGTCACGAAGGACACCCCGAGCCGTGAACTCGTCGACCGCATCGTCCGGGCGACGAGCGCCGACGCGGCACCGGTGACGTTCCCGATCGACCTCGTCACCGAGGCCCGGGCGGGCTCACCGCTCAGCGACCGCGAACTCGAGGTCCTGCGGCTCGTCGCGGCCGCACGGTCGAACGCCGAGATCGCCACGGACCTCGGTCTCGCGGTCGGCACCGTGAAGCGCCACGTCTACAACGTGTTCCGGAAGCTCGACGTCGGTTCACGAGTGGCGGCGATCGCCACCGCAACCCGGCTCGGCCTGCTCGCCTAG
- a CDS encoding IS481 family transposase translates to MSHANAALTPRARLRLARLIVEDGWPIRHAAVFFHVSWPTAKRWADRYAAMGEAGMQDRSSRPHRSPNRTQQALVKQIVGLRWRKRLGPVAIGGRLGMPASTVHAVLTRCRVNRLHHIDVRTGEQVRRYEHEYPGSMIHVDVKKLGNIPDGGGWRFVGRAQGGKNRAATPGTGRSKYRGVLVGTAFVHTVIDDHSRVAYAEIHEDEKAVTAIGVLRRAVSWFAARGVRVERVLSDNGSAYKSHAWRDACTELGITPKKTRPYRPQTNGKIERFHRTLADGWAFSRHYPTEAARRNALPGWLHHYNHHRPHTAIGNRSPITRLTNVPGQYT, encoded by the coding sequence ATGTCCCACGCTAACGCTGCGCTGACACCGCGCGCGCGTCTCCGGCTCGCGCGCCTCATCGTCGAGGATGGCTGGCCCATCCGACACGCAGCCGTGTTCTTCCACGTGTCCTGGCCGACGGCGAAGCGGTGGGCCGATCGGTACGCGGCAATGGGCGAGGCCGGCATGCAGGACCGGTCCTCTCGACCACACCGATCGCCGAACCGCACCCAACAAGCGCTCGTGAAACAGATCGTCGGACTCCGCTGGCGCAAACGGCTGGGGCCTGTCGCTATCGGCGGACGCCTGGGCATGCCGGCGTCCACGGTGCATGCCGTGCTGACACGGTGCCGGGTCAACCGGCTGCACCACATCGACGTCCGGACCGGGGAGCAGGTGCGCCGATACGAGCACGAGTATCCCGGCTCGATGATCCACGTCGACGTGAAGAAGCTCGGCAACATCCCTGACGGCGGCGGATGGCGCTTCGTCGGCCGAGCCCAGGGCGGGAAGAACCGAGCAGCGACTCCAGGGACAGGCCGCAGCAAGTACCGCGGAGTCCTCGTCGGAACTGCGTTCGTGCACACCGTCATCGACGACCACTCCCGCGTCGCCTACGCCGAGATCCACGAAGACGAGAAAGCGGTCACCGCGATCGGGGTGCTCCGCCGCGCGGTGTCGTGGTTCGCAGCTCGCGGCGTCCGAGTCGAACGCGTTCTCTCCGACAACGGGTCGGCTTACAAATCCCACGCCTGGCGTGATGCTTGCACCGAGCTCGGGATCACTCCGAAAAAGACCCGCCCATACCGGCCACAAACGAACGGCAAGATCGAGCGATTCCACCGCACACTCGCCGACGGATGGGCATTCTCACGCCACTACCCGACCGAAGCTGCACGCAGGAACGCGCTCCCGGGATGGCTGCATCACTACAATCACCACCGGCCCCACACCGCCATCGGGAACCGGTCACCCATCACACGATTGACCAACGTCCCTGGGCAGTACACCTAG
- a CDS encoding LLM class flavin-dependent oxidoreductase, with protein sequence MSDASVHLSVLDLATREYGQSNTEALQGSIDMAVHAEKLGYERFWVAEHHGMPGITSSAPAVLLSAVGAATSTIRIGSGGVMLPNHAPLVVAEQFGTLRALYGDRVDLGLGRAPGTDGATAMALRRTDRLDVDDFPDRLADLVGFFTGMDADNPLSRIRAVPGYGDVPEFWLLGSSGYSAQVAGALGISFAFAHHFASDNTEAALALYRDSFRPSRFRATPNALIGVQVVTDEDPAVIEEQSAPGMISFIRMRQGAKPEPVSMDEARAYEFSDLERRFIAARTERQAYGNADEVASKINALVESTGANGVIVSPGAAQARYRHQALDVVAALHAEGRLVPAGTAASV encoded by the coding sequence ATGAGCGACGCATCCGTGCACCTGTCCGTCCTCGACCTCGCCACCCGCGAGTACGGCCAGTCCAACACCGAGGCCCTGCAGGGTTCCATCGACATGGCGGTGCACGCCGAGAAACTCGGCTACGAACGCTTCTGGGTGGCCGAGCACCACGGCATGCCGGGGATCACGTCCTCCGCGCCGGCGGTGCTCCTGAGCGCCGTGGGCGCCGCGACCTCGACGATCCGGATCGGCTCCGGCGGGGTCATGCTGCCGAACCACGCGCCGCTCGTCGTCGCCGAGCAGTTCGGGACCCTCCGGGCGCTCTACGGCGACCGCGTCGACCTCGGCCTCGGGCGGGCTCCCGGCACCGACGGGGCGACCGCGATGGCGCTCCGCCGCACCGACCGGCTCGACGTCGACGACTTCCCGGACCGGCTCGCCGACCTCGTCGGGTTCTTCACCGGGATGGACGCCGACAACCCGCTCTCGCGGATCCGTGCCGTGCCCGGTTACGGCGACGTGCCGGAGTTCTGGCTGCTCGGGTCCTCCGGGTACAGCGCGCAGGTCGCCGGGGCGCTCGGCATCTCGTTCGCCTTCGCGCACCACTTCGCCTCCGACAACACCGAGGCGGCCCTCGCGCTCTACCGGGACTCGTTCCGGCCGTCGCGCTTCCGTGCCACCCCGAACGCGCTGATCGGCGTGCAGGTCGTCACCGACGAGGACCCCGCCGTCATCGAGGAGCAGAGCGCCCCGGGGATGATCTCGTTCATCCGGATGCGTCAGGGTGCGAAGCCCGAGCCGGTCTCGATGGACGAGGCCCGCGCGTACGAGTTCTCCGACCTCGAGCGGCGGTTCATCGCGGCGCGCACCGAGCGCCAGGCGTACGGCAACGCGGACGAGGTCGCGTCGAAGATCAACGCGCTCGTCGAGTCGACCGGGGCGAACGGCGTGATCGTGTCGCCCGGTGCTGCGCAGGCTCGGTACCGGCACCAGGCGCTCGACGTCGTGGCGGCGCTGCACGCCGAGGGGCGGCTCGTGCCTGCGGGCACTGCGGCGTCGGTCTGA
- a CDS encoding thymidine kinase has product MAKLYFRYGAMNSGKSTGLLQAAYNYEERGHRVLLAKPSVDTKGDREIVSRLGVSRTVDIVFGPGADVRSAVTDAGAVDPESDRLDGMVRPVSCVLVDEAQFLTPRQVDDLLRIAVLDEVPVIAYGIRTDFRTEAFPGSARLLEVAHSLEELKTICRCGRKAVFNARKVDGRFVFDGSQVAIDGVDVTYESLCANCYLTESGGRLDGD; this is encoded by the coding sequence GTGGCGAAGCTCTACTTCCGCTACGGCGCGATGAACAGCGGCAAGAGCACGGGGCTCCTCCAGGCCGCCTACAACTACGAGGAGCGGGGGCACCGGGTCCTCCTCGCGAAGCCGTCGGTGGACACCAAGGGCGACCGTGAGATCGTCTCGCGGCTCGGGGTCAGCCGGACCGTCGACATCGTGTTCGGGCCCGGCGCGGACGTCCGGAGCGCCGTCACCGACGCGGGGGCGGTGGACCCCGAGTCCGACCGGCTCGACGGCATGGTGCGGCCGGTGAGCTGCGTCCTGGTGGACGAGGCGCAGTTTCTCACCCCCCGGCAGGTCGACGACCTGCTCCGGATCGCCGTCCTCGACGAGGTCCCGGTGATCGCCTACGGCATCCGCACCGACTTCCGCACCGAGGCGTTCCCGGGCAGCGCGCGCCTCCTCGAGGTCGCGCACTCCCTCGAGGAGCTCAAGACCATCTGCCGCTGCGGACGCAAGGCCGTCTTCAACGCCCGCAAGGTGGACGGCCGGTTCGTCTTCGACGGCTCGCAGGTCGCCATCGACGGCGTCGACGTCACCTACGAGTCGCTCTGCGCGAACTGCTACCTGACGGAGTCCGGCGGTCGCCTCGACGGCGACTGA
- a CDS encoding response regulator produces MTSTDPSRITDGAPALPNPGTRRVRLAILDDHEVLLDSLSSWIAVNAFDFDLALTAHTWLEMVHSENFPTDLVFLDFQLKEPVSIEARVRTCRAAGAKVIVLSSVDSRESRDRALAAGAAAFLSKSLPMREVMDVAREIMGVARETPPQRDWRPLPTGANAHQRPKLSHGEEEALRLYVSGYSTNEVAAQMNVQYETAKTYLRRVREKYSKVGRPASKKSDLIRRAAEDGFLA; encoded by the coding sequence ATGACCAGCACTGACCCGAGCCGGATCACGGACGGGGCGCCCGCCCTGCCGAACCCGGGGACACGACGCGTGCGGCTGGCGATCCTCGATGACCACGAGGTGCTGTTGGACAGCCTGTCCAGCTGGATCGCGGTGAACGCCTTCGACTTCGACCTCGCCCTCACCGCCCACACGTGGCTGGAGATGGTGCACAGCGAGAACTTCCCGACGGACCTGGTGTTCCTCGACTTCCAGCTCAAGGAACCGGTCTCGATCGAAGCCCGCGTGCGCACCTGCCGTGCCGCCGGCGCGAAGGTGATCGTCCTGTCGAGCGTCGACAGCCGTGAGTCCCGCGACCGCGCACTCGCGGCCGGCGCCGCCGCCTTCCTGTCGAAGTCGCTGCCGATGCGCGAGGTCATGGACGTCGCCCGCGAGATCATGGGTGTCGCCCGCGAGACCCCGCCGCAGCGCGACTGGCGGCCGCTCCCGACCGGGGCGAACGCCCACCAGCGGCCGAAGCTCAGCCACGGCGAGGAAGAGGCGCTGCGCCTCTACGTGTCCGGCTACTCGACGAACGAGGTCGCGGCGCAGATGAACGTGCAGTACGAGACCGCGAAGACGTACCTCCGTCGCGTCCGTGAGAAGTACAGCAAGGTCGGTCGTCCGGCGTCGAAGAAGTCCGACCTCATCCGCCGTGCGGCCGAGGACGGGTTCCTCGCGTAG
- a CDS encoding ATP-binding protein, with translation MLGIPTHLAPRVNAWSTVRAFHAAAIGSLAAAAVALLLFRLADPDVGVVGAVLALVPMLGMIVVHVQFGTWRSAVAFLVVGGVCAWWFAVVVQREVPAGWVGSYLLSLVVIPLVLVGGAGAVAGRVVLWSVAGFLVGRVATSIAIAQEGGPGHPLAFAWITLGFVIALVLFTSRNTARSERVQPELLRSAREEHVSAYRAGVEAEAAAILHDTVLNHLGAIALAPDGPMHPQLARTVEADVAMLTGKAWLAPDTQPRRPEPGAAVEAFERMVADHRAGGLDVTVTGDPAAFTRLDQPAMTAVLRAVSQCLANVHKHAGVDAAEVSVFDDGVACTVMVVDDGRGFDESATSPDRMGLRGSVRERISRVGGDVQVWSSPGSGTSVMMSVPYGALTGAARTATTTTTATATDDGDEADR, from the coding sequence GTGCTCGGCATTCCCACGCACCTCGCTCCGCGGGTCAACGCGTGGTCGACCGTGCGGGCCTTCCACGCCGCGGCGATCGGGTCCCTGGCTGCGGCCGCGGTGGCCCTCCTGCTCTTCCGCCTCGCCGACCCCGACGTCGGAGTGGTGGGCGCGGTGCTCGCGCTCGTCCCGATGCTCGGCATGATCGTCGTGCACGTGCAGTTCGGCACCTGGCGCTCCGCCGTCGCCTTCCTCGTCGTGGGCGGGGTGTGCGCGTGGTGGTTCGCCGTCGTCGTGCAACGCGAGGTCCCGGCCGGCTGGGTGGGCTCGTACCTGCTCTCCCTGGTGGTCATCCCGCTCGTGCTGGTCGGTGGCGCCGGTGCGGTCGCCGGCCGCGTGGTGCTCTGGTCGGTCGCCGGGTTCCTCGTCGGACGCGTGGCCACGTCGATCGCGATCGCGCAGGAGGGCGGCCCGGGGCACCCTCTCGCGTTCGCGTGGATCACGCTCGGGTTCGTGATCGCCCTCGTGCTGTTCACGAGTCGGAACACCGCTCGGTCCGAGCGTGTGCAGCCGGAGCTCCTCCGGTCCGCGCGCGAGGAGCACGTCTCCGCCTACCGCGCCGGCGTCGAGGCCGAGGCAGCCGCGATCCTGCACGACACCGTGCTCAACCACCTCGGCGCCATCGCCCTCGCGCCGGACGGCCCGATGCACCCGCAGCTCGCCCGCACAGTCGAGGCCGACGTCGCGATGCTCACCGGCAAGGCGTGGCTCGCGCCCGACACGCAGCCGAGGCGGCCGGAGCCCGGGGCGGCGGTCGAGGCGTTCGAGCGGATGGTCGCCGACCACCGCGCCGGTGGGCTCGACGTCACCGTCACCGGCGACCCCGCCGCGTTCACACGGCTGGACCAGCCCGCGATGACGGCGGTGCTCCGTGCCGTCTCGCAGTGCCTGGCGAACGTCCACAAGCACGCTGGCGTGGACGCGGCCGAGGTGAGCGTGTTCGACGACGGGGTGGCGTGCACCGTGATGGTCGTCGACGACGGGCGCGGGTTCGACGAGTCGGCGACGAGCCCGGACCGGATGGGGCTGCGCGGGTCCGTGCGCGAACGGATCAGCCGCGTCGGTGGGGACGTCCAGGTGTGGTCGTCGCCGGGGTCCGGCACGAGCGTCATGATGTCGGTGCCGTACGGAGCGCTCACCGGGGCGGCGCGCACGGCGACCACGACCACGACCGCGACGGCGACCGACGACGGGGACGAGGCCGACCGGTGA